The Streptomyces sp. NBC_01275 genome has a segment encoding these proteins:
- a CDS encoding NCS2 family permease, translated as METVDRFFKISERGSTLGREIRGGFATFFTMAYILVLNPIILGSAKDKFGHTLDPVQLTTATALVAAVMTIIMGVGGNLPLALAAGLGLNAVVAFQIAPLMSWDDAMGLVVLEGLLICVLVATGLREAVMHAIPQSLKQAISVGIGLFIAFIGFVDAGFVSRIPDAANTTVPVQLGGTGSLSGWPVLVFCLGVLLTIGLFARKVKGAILISIVTMTVLAIVINSIADIKSWGLTTPSWPDKLLDTPDFGLLGHFSLFGAFGETSAITVVLLVFTLVLSDFFDTMGTVVGISAEAGLLDEEGKVPNLGRVLLIDGAAAVAGGAASSSSATSYIESAAGVGEGSRTGFSNLVTGGLFALALFLTPVLTIVPLQAAAPALVAVGFLMMTQVKSIDWDKYEIAIPAFLTIAVMPFTYSITNGIGAGFLAYVLIKTVLGKAKDVHWLLWGASALFVVYFAIDPIEQILGTK; from the coding sequence GTGGAAACTGTGGACCGGTTCTTCAAGATCTCCGAGCGGGGGTCCACCCTCGGCCGGGAGATACGCGGCGGCTTCGCCACGTTCTTCACCATGGCCTACATCCTTGTCCTGAACCCCATCATCCTGGGCAGCGCCAAGGACAAGTTCGGCCACACCCTCGACCCGGTCCAACTCACCACCGCCACCGCCCTGGTGGCCGCGGTGATGACGATCATCATGGGCGTCGGCGGCAACCTGCCCCTCGCGCTCGCCGCCGGCCTCGGCCTCAACGCGGTCGTCGCCTTCCAGATCGCCCCGCTGATGAGCTGGGACGACGCGATGGGCCTCGTTGTTCTGGAAGGTCTTCTGATCTGCGTCCTGGTGGCGACCGGTCTGCGCGAGGCCGTCATGCACGCCATCCCGCAGTCGCTCAAGCAGGCGATCAGCGTCGGCATCGGTCTGTTCATCGCCTTCATCGGCTTCGTCGACGCCGGCTTCGTCAGCCGTATCCCGGACGCCGCGAACACGACCGTTCCCGTGCAGCTCGGCGGCACCGGCAGCCTCAGCGGCTGGCCGGTCCTCGTCTTCTGCCTCGGCGTGCTGCTGACCATCGGACTGTTCGCCCGCAAGGTCAAGGGCGCGATCCTGATCAGCATTGTGACCATGACGGTGCTGGCCATCGTCATCAACTCGATCGCCGACATCAAGTCCTGGGGCCTGACCACCCCGTCGTGGCCCGACAAGCTTCTCGACACCCCCGACTTCGGGCTGCTCGGTCACTTCAGCCTGTTCGGCGCGTTCGGCGAGACCAGCGCCATCACGGTCGTCCTGCTGGTCTTCACGCTCGTCCTGTCCGACTTCTTCGACACCATGGGCACGGTCGTCGGCATCAGCGCGGAGGCGGGTCTGCTGGACGAGGAGGGCAAGGTGCCGAACCTCGGTCGTGTGCTGCTCATCGACGGCGCGGCGGCGGTCGCCGGCGGCGCGGCCTCCTCGTCCTCCGCGACCTCCTACATCGAGTCCGCGGCCGGCGTCGGCGAGGGCTCGCGCACCGGCTTCTCCAACCTCGTCACCGGCGGCCTGTTCGCCCTCGCCCTGTTCCTGACCCCGGTCCTCACCATCGTCCCGCTCCAGGCCGCCGCCCCGGCCCTCGTCGCCGTCGGCTTCCTGATGATGACCCAGGTCAAGAGCATCGACTGGGACAAGTACGAGATCGCCATCCCCGCGTTCCTGACGATCGCCGTGATGCCGTTCACGTACTCGATCACCAACGGCATCGGCGCGGGCTTCCTCGCCTACGTGCTCATCAAGACGGTGCTCGGCAAGGCGAAGGACGTGCACTGGCTGCTGTGGGGGGCTTCGGCGCTGTTCGTCGTGTACTTCGCGATC
- a CDS encoding SigE family RNA polymerase sigma factor, whose translation MGTVVDDEASVEFHAFFDRHYAELARLAHLLTGEADAADDLAADALLALWNRWDRVRAADHPVAYARGVVANLARTRIRSAVRERRRIALFWSQREESTENPDVAGAVDVQSALRRLPFRKRACVVLRHAFDLSEKDTALALGVSVGTVKSQTSKGMAELQKLLGVKGSPLKVRAMARTGEAGGRDR comes from the coding sequence GTGGGCACAGTCGTGGACGACGAGGCCTCCGTGGAATTCCATGCCTTCTTCGACCGCCACTACGCCGAACTGGCCAGGCTCGCTCATCTGTTGACCGGTGAGGCGGACGCCGCAGACGACCTGGCCGCGGACGCGCTGCTGGCGCTGTGGAACCGCTGGGACCGGGTGCGCGCGGCCGACCATCCGGTGGCGTACGCCCGTGGCGTCGTCGCCAACCTGGCCCGCACCCGCATCCGCAGCGCCGTCCGCGAGCGCCGCAGGATCGCCCTGTTCTGGTCGCAGCGCGAGGAGAGCACGGAGAACCCGGACGTCGCGGGCGCGGTGGACGTCCAGTCGGCGCTGCGTAGACTCCCCTTCCGCAAAAGGGCCTGTGTGGTGCTCCGGCACGCGTTCGATCTCTCGGAGAAGGACACCGCGCTCGCGCTGGGGGTCTCGGTGGGTACGGTGAAGAGCCAGACCTCGAAGGGAATGGCCGAGTTGCAGAAGTTGCTCGGCGTCAAGGGATCTCCGCTTAAGGTGCGTGCGATGGCCCGCACCGGTGAGGCCGGAGGAAGGGACCGATGA